One stretch of Emys orbicularis isolate rEmyOrb1 chromosome 7, rEmyOrb1.hap1, whole genome shotgun sequence DNA includes these proteins:
- the CHST15 gene encoding carbohydrate sulfotransferase 15, whose translation MRHCINCCIQLLPNDLHKQCFRCRGSNHINQKCPVCKQGNIIPLYVDSKQMNLLAVLEVRTDHNESWNGFFCLRKGKLCSLIFGLIIMTLVMASYILTGAKHGLLLIPSPFHYGAFTGNPNLMDNESLSETKDHYQPSKINISYVRDYPSIKLIIDTITSKIEFINRQRPDLEDLKKQELHMFSIIPNKFLPNSKNPCWYEEYRGNTTTDPYTTNSYALYSKRFRTIFDYLRKVFWNHLYHYKDKHYRLRCLPHFYIIGQPKCGTTDLYDRLRLHPDVRFSAIKEPHWWTRKRFGIIRLRDGFHDRYPVEDYLDLFDLAAYQIQGVLQSDVTKGHSKMNHIIIGEASASTMWDNNAWVFFYDNSTDGEPPFLIQDFIHAFQPHAKLIVMLRDPVERLYSDYLYFASANKSAEDFHEKVAESLQLFENCMLDYSLRACVYNNTLNNAMPVRLQVGLYVVYLLDWLTVFDKGQILVLRLEDHASNVKYTMHMVFQFLDLGPISEKQEALITKSPASNTRRPEDRNLGPMLPTTKAILRDFYRPFNTKLAQVLFDDAFLWKKT comes from the exons ATGAGGCATTGCATTAATTGTTGCATACAGTTATTACCAAATGACTTGCACAAACAGTGTTTCAGATGCCGTGGGTCTAATCATATTAACCAGAAGTGTCCTGTGTGCAAACAAGGAAATATAATTCCTTTGTATGTGGATAGTAAGCAGATGAACTTGCTAGCAGTTTTGGAAGTAAGGACTGATCATAATGAAAGCTGGAATGGATTTTTTTGCTTGAGGAAAGGGAAGCTATGCAGCTTGATATTTGGGTTGATAATAATGACTTTAGTGATGGCATCATACATACTGACTGGAGCCAAACATGGCCTATTACTAATACCTTCGCCATTCCATTATGGAGCTTTTACTGGCAATCCAAACTTAATGGACAATGAAAGCCTTAGTGAGACGAAAGACCATTACCAGCCTTCTAAAATTAATATTTCATATGTAAGGGATTACCCAAGCATTAAATTAATTATTGACACTATTACTTCAAAGATTGAGTTTATAAACAGACAACGTCCAGATTTAGAAGACCTGAAGAAACAAGAACTGCAT ATGTTTTCAATAATTCCTAATAAATTCCTTCCAAATAGCAAGAATCCTTGTTGGTATGAAGAATATAGAGGAAATACTACAACAGATCCTTACACAACAAACTCATATGCACTGTATTCAAAGCGTTTTCGGACCATATTTGATTACCTCAGAAAAGTATTTTGGAACCACTTGTATCATTATAAGGATAAGCACTATCGGCTGCGCTGTCTTCCTCATTTCTACATAATAGGCCAGCCAAAATGTGGAACGACCGATCTTTATGACAGGCTCAGGTTACACCCAGATGTTAGATTCTCAGCAATTAAAGAACCACACTGGTGGACAAGGAAGCGATTTG gAATAATTCGTCTGAGGGATGGATTTCATGATCGCTACCCAGTGGAAGATTACCTTGATCTGTTTGACTTGGCTGCATATCAGATTCAGGGTGTGTTACAGAGTGATGTAACAAAAGGGCACAGCAAGATGAACCACATCATCATTG GAGAGGCCAGTGCTTCTACAATGTGGGATAACAATGCCTGGGTTTTCTTCTATGACAACAGTACTGATGGAGAACCTCCATTTTTaatccaggatttcatccatgctTTCCAGCCCCATGCCAAACTTATCGTCATGCTGAGGGATCCTGTTGAAAG ATTGTATTCGGATTATCTGTACTTTGCAAGTGCGAATAAATCCGCAGAAGACTTTCATGAAAAAGTGGCAGAATCCCTGCAGCTGTTTGAAAATTGCATGCTGGATTACTCACTGAGAGCCTGTGTCTACAACAACACCCTTAACAATGCCATGCCT gtGAGGCTACAGGTTGGCCTTTATGTTGTGTATCTTTTGGACTGGCTGACTGTTTTCGACAAGGGTCAGATACTAGTTCTCCGCTTAGAGGATCATGCATCCAATGTTAAATACACCATGCATATGGTGTTCCAGTTTCTGGATTTAG GGCCTATAAGTGAGAAACAAGAAGCTCTAATTACAAAGAGTCCTGCATCAAACACTAGACGTCCTGAGGACCGAAATCTGGGACCCATGTTACCAACGACAAAGGCAATTCTAAGAGACTTCTATAGGCCTTTTAATACAAAACTGGCACAAGTTCTTTTTGATGATGCTTTTTTATGGAAAAAGACATAA